From Chloroflexota bacterium, the proteins below share one genomic window:
- a CDS encoding fumarylacetoacetate hydrolase family protein, which translates to MKLTRHQTNSGARWAMDGFFLPPSFALSALLELRRDAMMQLLATLPRDESANDALLAPIDALQEVWAAGVTYLRSRDARRAESQVADVYERVYDAARPELFFKAAGWRVVGTGMPIRIRADSRWNVPEPELVIVINRHREIVGYCAGNDVSSRDIEGENPLYLPQAKVYTGSCALGHGIVLCDANEIVNVPVRIQIERGGAKLFAGEATTAMMKRTLSELAEYLTRELAFPHGVFLMTGTCVVPGDNFSLQPEDVVRIQVGEVRMENRVASYTSNV; encoded by the coding sequence ATGAAACTAACACGACATCAAACGAACTCTGGCGCGCGCTGGGCGATGGATGGATTTTTTCTGCCGCCGAGTTTCGCGCTGAGCGCGCTCCTCGAATTGCGCCGCGATGCAATGATGCAATTGTTGGCGACGTTGCCGCGCGACGAATCCGCGAACGACGCATTGCTCGCGCCGATTGATGCGCTGCAAGAAGTGTGGGCGGCGGGCGTCACGTACTTGCGTAGCCGCGATGCGCGCCGCGCCGAATCCCAGGTCGCGGACGTGTACGAGCGCGTCTACGATGCGGCGCGTCCCGAACTGTTTTTCAAAGCGGCGGGCTGGCGCGTCGTTGGAACGGGAATGCCGATTCGCATTCGCGCGGACAGCCGCTGGAATGTGCCGGAGCCGGAATTGGTCATCGTGATCAATCGTCACCGCGAGATTGTCGGCTATTGCGCGGGGAACGATGTGTCGTCGCGTGACATTGAAGGCGAGAACCCGCTTTACTTGCCGCAGGCAAAAGTGTACACTGGCTCGTGTGCGCTAGGACACGGAATCGTGCTGTGTGACGCCAACGAAATCGTCAACGTGCCGGTGCGAATTCAAATCGAACGTGGCGGCGCAAAATTATTTGCGGGCGAGGCGACGACGGCGATGATGAAGCGCACGCTCTCCGAGTTGGCAGAGTACTTGACGCGCGAACTCGCTTTTCCGCACGGCGTTTTTCTGATGACTGGGACGTGCGTTGTGCCCGGCGATAATTTTTCGTTGCAGCCGGAGGATGTGGTGCGGATTCAG